One region of Thermocladium sp. ECH_B genomic DNA includes:
- a CDS encoding cellulose biosynthesis protein CelA — MRILNIIYAVIPLFLSAIFTYLTYTSIFTLWLAFGVWLSMIIGFFIFIDFYRLSRKSTNYEINYTNAKKYKIASFVTSFNENPEIVEGTLISVKLATNDYGDVYLLDDSTDQKIAEELKAFCEKYGIIYLHRKDRKGFKAGAINEALRKVGDNYDLVAIFDADQRPTENFFEQVLPYFSDPKVALVQVPQNYSETYSGIAKAAKYQQEPFLRVIMRGRTFSSAFSLGSGSVFRISALKEVGYMDESSITEDAATSLKLHEKGYASVYVDSSLIWYGEPPQDINAYLTQQSRWAFGYFQLTWRILKSNLNFSQFVDYFSGSLYWVKEGPLAIAEFLAPVFFLLFKLPIIILNPLTYILAYIPYLLVSILLFFYAIKGKGEYGIKGFYYHQSVEYLEFLSITLAFFSWIIGKNRPFKVTPKGEGKFNVKSVIPHMVIIILLILSIIEGFLWLSKASSSLALYYSIIINIFWAIYQIPFLIGGIILAKMMSRREKYVEVALNRN; from the coding sequence ATGAGGATACTCAATATAATTTACGCTGTTATTCCGCTATTCTTATCTGCCATATTCACATATCTGACTTATACTTCAATATTTACATTATGGCTGGCTTTTGGAGTATGGTTATCAATGATAATAGGATTCTTTATTTTTATTGATTTTTATAGGCTTTCAAGAAAATCTACTAATTACGAAATAAACTATACAAATGCTAAAAAATATAAAATAGCATCTTTCGTAACGTCTTTTAACGAAAACCCGGAAATTGTGGAAGGAACATTAATTTCAGTTAAGCTAGCTACAAATGACTACGGCGACGTTTACTTATTAGACGATTCAACCGATCAAAAGATCGCTGAAGAGCTAAAAGCGTTTTGCGAAAAGTATGGTATAATATACCTTCATAGAAAGGATAGAAAAGGCTTTAAGGCTGGTGCCATTAACGAGGCATTGAGAAAAGTAGGAGATAATTACGATTTAGTTGCAATATTTGACGCAGATCAGAGGCCTACTGAGAATTTCTTTGAACAAGTTTTACCATATTTCTCAGATCCTAAAGTAGCACTTGTACAAGTGCCTCAAAACTATTCTGAAACCTACTCTGGAATAGCCAAGGCAGCAAAATATCAACAAGAACCGTTTTTAAGAGTAATAATGAGAGGAAGAACTTTCTCTTCCGCGTTTTCTTTAGGTTCTGGTTCCGTATTTAGAATAAGTGCACTGAAAGAGGTTGGCTATATGGACGAATCAAGCATAACAGAGGACGCTGCGACTTCACTAAAACTACACGAAAAAGGTTACGCTTCAGTTTACGTTGATTCATCACTAATTTGGTACGGAGAACCTCCTCAAGATATAAACGCTTATTTAACACAGCAATCGAGGTGGGCTTTTGGGTATTTTCAACTTACTTGGAGGATATTGAAGAGTAATTTAAATTTCTCTCAATTTGTTGACTATTTTTCAGGGAGTTTATATTGGGTTAAGGAAGGACCGCTTGCGATAGCCGAATTTTTAGCCCCAGTTTTTTTCCTCTTATTTAAATTGCCAATAATAATTTTAAATCCTTTAACCTATATCCTTGCTTATATCCCTTATCTTCTTGTTTCAATATTACTGTTTTTTTACGCAATAAAAGGAAAGGGAGAATATGGAATAAAAGGGTTTTATTATCATCAATCGGTAGAATATCTTGAGTTTTTATCAATAACCTTAGCTTTCTTTTCTTGGATAATAGGCAAAAATAGACCTTTCAAGGTTACTCCTAAAGGTGAAGGAAAGTTTAATGTAAAAAGCGTAATTCCTCACATGGTAATTATCATTTTGCTTATTTTATCAATTATAGAAGGATTTCTTTGGTTGAGCAAAGCAAGCTCTAGTTTAGCTTTATATTACTCTATTATAATAAATATATTTTGGGCAATTTACCAAATACCATTTTTAATTGGTGGAATTATATTAGCTAAAATGATGTCAAGGAGAGAAAAATACGTAGAGGTAGCTCTTAACAGGAATTGA